TACTACGGCTCCAAGGAGGAGTTGTTCGGCGCCTGCCTGAACCGGGAGCTGACCCGGTTCGTCGATGTGGTGCGCGGGGAGATCGACTTCACCCAGAGCCCGAAGGACCTGCTGCGCAGCGCCGTCCGTGCGTTCCTCACCTACATCGACACCAACCGCGCGTCGTGGATGGTGCTCTACACCCAGGCCACCAGCTCCCAGGCCTTCGCCCACACGGTGCGCGAGGGCCGTGAACGGATCATCGACCTGGTGGCCCGCCTGCTGAGTACCGGAACGCGAAATCCTCAGCCCGACAGTGACTTCGAGATGATGGCGGTTGCGCTGGTGGGTGCCGGTGAGGCGATCGCCACGCGGGTCAGCACCGGGGACGCCGACGTCAACGAGGCGGCCGAGCTGATGATCAACCTGTTCTGGCGCGGTCTGAAGGGCACGCCGTCCGACGCGGGTTCGCAGCCGGTCTCCGCCGGCTGACAGTCGGGTCCTTTTCGGAGTCCCACGGGCCCGCCTCGGCTTTGCCCACCGGCGAGAAATTGGTGTCCTGACACCCCCGTTGTGGGCAGTACGCTCCCGATATGGGTTCCGCGCTGAAAGTTGCTCCGGCAGCGCTGCAGTCGGCCGCCGCAGCCGAGACCGCCGTAGGCCAGGCCATCACCGGCCTGGATGTCGGACAACCGCTGAACGCAGCGGCAGCGGCCATGCCCGGCTTACAGAGCGGTGCGGCTTCGGCACAGGTCGCGCCCATCGTGGACGGTGAAGCCCGGGCCATCGGCGGCGAGGTCGGCGCCCATGCCAACAAACTGGGCTACGCCGCCCAGGCATATCAGGGCACCGACGATACGTCGGCAGGCCAGCTGAACTCCGCTCTACCAGCAGGCTGACATGCCGGTCTCGATATCTCAGGTGGAATCGTCCAACCCTGAGGCTTTGGTGCGGAGCGGCGCCGACGTCGGCAACCGCGCCGCCACGCTGGCCGCCCAGATCGACCAGCAGCGCGCCGTGATCGAGAAGCTGCGCACCGACTGGAAGGGCAGCGCCGCCGACGCTGCCATCGAAAACGCGACCACCACTTTGCAGCGCATGCAGCGCCTCCACGACGCGCTCACCGCGCTGAGAACCGCGTTGCAGGACGGCGGCGCTGATCTGGTGCAACAGCGCAGCAGCATCGTGAACACCGTCGAACAACTTCGCGGACAGGGATGGCAGGTCGCCGACGACGGAACGGTGTCGATCCGTCCCGGCAGCGCGCTCGACATCTTCTCCAGGCTGAGTCCGGTGAACCGGATGATGCTGCTGGCCATGGCGGCGAAGGCATCAGCCCAACTCAAAGAGAAGCTGGCGCAGTTCGAAGCCACCGACACCAAGGTCGGACAGCAGGTGCGCGATGCCGCGGCGCCGCTCAGTACGCCGGACGTCACACCGCCGCCCGGGCCGAATGACCCCAAGGCACTCGTCGAGCGACTGGCCGGGATGACGCCGGATGAGCGGGCAGCCTTCCTGGCCGGGCTGCCCCCCGAAACCGTGCAGGCAATGGTGCAGGCGGACCCGCAGGTGATGGGCAATACCGATGGGGTTCCGTTCGACACCAGGATCGAAGCCAACAACATCAACATCCGCAACGCGTTGGCCGAGGAGCAGAAGAAGCAGCCACCCGACGAGGCCCGGGTGAGGCAGCTGGAGGCCATGCTCAAACCGATCGAGTTTCCCCCTGGCAGCGGGCAGATGGTGCCTCGCAAGTTCGTCGGGTTCTCCCTCGAGGGCAACGGGCGGATGATCGAGATGGTCGGCGAGATCAAGCCGGGCATCAAGGGCGTCGGCGTGGTCGTTCCCGGCACGGGCACGAATCTGAACGGCAGCGCCTCCAATCACGCTGCGGCAGTGGCGTTGGCGGAGAAATCCGGATCGCCCGTCTTTCTGTATATGGGCGACGACTTTCCCCAGGATCTGGCCAAGGCGGCCGACCCGGCATACGCCGCGTCCATGGCTCCGAAGTTGGTGTCCTTCGGTCATGAGATCGATCGCGCGGTGGGGGCGGGAGCGCCCGGCACGCCGGTCACCTATATCGGGCATTCGTATGGCGGTGCCATTGTCGGGACCGCCGAACAGATGGGGTTGCGCGCCGACCGGGTTCTGCACGCGTCGTCGGCGGGCACCGGCATCCTCAGCGGCGAGTACACCAACCCGAACCCGGACGTGCAGCGCTATTCGATGACCGCACCGGGTGACCCGATCTCGGCGGTTCAGTCCCTGCCGCGCGAAGTCACCGACAACCCGTGGGTCGAGAGTCTGCCCTGGATCCCGCACACCGCCGACGGGCAGGTCGGTAACCCGTTGGGTGGCCTGCCCTCGGCCACCGATCCCGATGAGATTCCCGGCGTCACGCGTCTGGATACCGGGTACTACGGCAGCGGTGACCGGGCCGATCAGGTGATCGTCGGGCAGGACGCACACGGCGAGTACTGGAACGACCCCGAATCCGATGCGTTCCGCAACATGGTCGCGGTCATCAACGGCGGTGAGGCCACCGGCTATGTCGAGCGTGGGATCGAGACCAACTACATCGATATCGACATCGGTGACGACGGTGATTTCCAGGCCGAGGCCTCCGATCAGGCACAGGCCTACGGCGCACCGTATGTGCCCGAATTCCCCTGGGATGACAACGGTTCCTACGAACGGCGGCAGAATCCGTGGGACAATCCGCGGGTGACGGACAACCCCGGTAGCGGACCACGGATTCAGGTCAAATGAAGCTGATCACAACGTTATTCGTGGCCGTAGGGGTGATGTTCACGAGCTCCTGCGGGTTCCTGCACGACGATCGTCCGGACACTGAGAGTGAGGCGACGATGCAACCCACGTCATTGACCGTCACCGAGGCTGCCCGGGTGGTGGCCGGCTACGTATCGATGATCGTCGACAAGCCGATCGATCCGAATCCCGATCTCGCGGCCCTGCACGGTTGCCGCACCAACGACGCGATGATGCCGGCGGGTCCGCCCTGGAAGGTGTATCGCAACGCCTCGATCGTCGACCCCGCGCCGGAACTTGTCGAGGGGGCACTCACCCGCATCGACACCTTGGCAGATCAGGGGTTCGAGCGCGTTGCCTGGAGCCGGCCCGATCCCGAACCCCCGAACTACAAGCGGTACCGGGACAGCCGCGGCTACTTCGTGTTGGTTCGGGCCGAAGTCAATCCCGGCGGCGTCTACGCGCTTGAGGTGTCGGCGACCTCGCCGTGTGCGAACGAGGATTGACCACCGGGCGAACGTGAAGACGATCGCGAGATATCCGAGGAATCTCGCGATCTTCTTCACGTTCGAGGGCTGTCGGTCACGCGCGGCCGGCAGGCTAGATCGCGACACCCTCCACGAGGCTGAAGGGGGAAGCCGTCGGCACTATCCTGGTCAGTCGGAATCCACTCTGCTGGTATAGCTTTCGGTACTGGTCCTCGGTGCGCTCGCGGGCGGCGATCCCGATCAGCATCTCCATGTCGGTCCACTTGCCGAGGAACTCGCGGTCGTGTTCGGGGATCACCGCCTCGACGAGCAGCAGGGTGGTGCCCGGACCGGCGGCCTCCCGTACGTTGCGCAGAATCGTCAGCGCCTTGTCGTCGGGCCAGTCGTGAATGATGTTCTTCATGATGTAGGTGTCGGCGCCGGCGGGAACGCTGTCGAAGAACGACCCGGCGACGACGCGGACCCGTTCGGCGACACCGTATTTGGTCAGCAGGTCCGGCGCGCCGTCGAGCACCTGCGCCAGGTCGTACAGCACGCCCTGAGCATCGGGGGTGGCCTGCAGAATGGCCGCCAGCAGGCGCCCGTGGCCGCCGCCGATGTCGGCGATGGTGCCGAACCGGCTGAAGTCGTACGCCGCGACCACCGGGGCGATCGCGAGTTCCGAGACGCTGGTCATGGCGTCGTTGAAGATGCCCCCGAGTTCGGGCTCGGAACCGATGTAGTCGAACGCCTCCTTGCCGCGCAGCTTGGGGATGACGGCCTCGCCGGTGCGTACCGCGTCGGCGAGATGGCTCCAGTGCTCGCGATGCTGCGGTGAGCCGACGAACCGCGCCATCCCGGCAATCGATACCGGCGCGCCTTTCCGCAGCGTGTCGCCCAGCGCGTTCAGTGCGTATCGCCCGTCGCGGGTGCGGCGGAAAATGCCCTCGCCGACCAGGGCGCGCATCAGCCGGTCCAGGGCGTCGGGGTCGGCCTGGACCCGGCGGGCCAGCTCCTCGGGGCGCAGTGGGCCGTCGGCCAGCGCATCGGCCACCCCGAGCTGGGCGGCGGCCGCGATGCCCTGGGCCACCCAGGCGCCCAGGATCATCTCCAGCATCGCCGCCGGTGGTGGTACCGCGCGTTGATGCACGCGACGCAGATGATGACGGACGCGTTCGATCGCGCGAACCAATCCGGCGGGCGGCACCTTGGCGGGAGTCACCGGATGACTCTAGGGCAGGTGGGCGAGGGTATTGATCTCTTTCGGGATGATGGTGTGGTGACCGGCACGGTGGACATCCCAGAGTTGTATCGGTGGCTTGCTCCCGTAACCGGACCCATAGATGACACGGCGGTGGCACGGGTGACGGGTCCACGCTCCTGGTGGGGCGGGCCGCTCGACGTGGAGGGGCTCGCTCTCGGCAGTGTTCAGACCGCGCTCACCGCCGCGCGGCTGGCCTGTGGACCACGGGAGCGATTCCACACCGAAAGTAGTTCGGTTGCCGCGGCTTTCGCATCTCTGGACCATCTGCGCGTAGACGGGCGCAAGCCCGAGGGTTTCGCGCCGTTGTCTGGTTATTTTCTGGCCCGAGACGGCTGGGTGCGGTTACATGCGAACTATCCACACCATGCCCGCGCCCTCTCGGGTGCTCTCGGCTCCGACAGCAAAGAAGACCTGGTCGACGCGATCGCGTCGCTGTCGGCGGTCGATGTCGCGCAACGGGTTACCAATGCCGGAGGACTTGCCGTCGCTGTTCGTGCACCCGA
The genomic region above belongs to Mycolicibacterium sp. HK-90 and contains:
- a CDS encoding alpha/beta hydrolase → MPVSISQVESSNPEALVRSGADVGNRAATLAAQIDQQRAVIEKLRTDWKGSAADAAIENATTTLQRMQRLHDALTALRTALQDGGADLVQQRSSIVNTVEQLRGQGWQVADDGTVSIRPGSALDIFSRLSPVNRMMLLAMAAKASAQLKEKLAQFEATDTKVGQQVRDAAAPLSTPDVTPPPGPNDPKALVERLAGMTPDERAAFLAGLPPETVQAMVQADPQVMGNTDGVPFDTRIEANNINIRNALAEEQKKQPPDEARVRQLEAMLKPIEFPPGSGQMVPRKFVGFSLEGNGRMIEMVGEIKPGIKGVGVVVPGTGTNLNGSASNHAAAVALAEKSGSPVFLYMGDDFPQDLAKAADPAYAASMAPKLVSFGHEIDRAVGAGAPGTPVTYIGHSYGGAIVGTAEQMGLRADRVLHASSAGTGILSGEYTNPNPDVQRYSMTAPGDPISAVQSLPREVTDNPWVESLPWIPHTADGQVGNPLGGLPSATDPDEIPGVTRLDTGYYGSGDRADQVIVGQDAHGEYWNDPESDAFRNMVAVINGGEATGYVERGIETNYIDIDIGDDGDFQAEASDQAQAYGAPYVPEFPWDDNGSYERRQNPWDNPRVTDNPGSGPRIQVK
- a CDS encoding TetR/AcrR family transcriptional regulator, with product MAGGTKRLPRAVREQQMLDAAVQIFSVNGYHETSMDAIAAEAEISKPMLYLYYGSKEELFGACLNRELTRFVDVVRGEIDFTQSPKDLLRSAVRAFLTYIDTNRASWMVLYTQATSSQAFAHTVREGRERIIDLVARLLSTGTRNPQPDSDFEMMAVALVGAGEAIATRVSTGDADVNEAAELMINLFWRGLKGTPSDAGSQPVSAG
- a CDS encoding methyltransferase; protein product: MTPAKVPPAGLVRAIERVRHHLRRVHQRAVPPPAAMLEMILGAWVAQGIAAAAQLGVADALADGPLRPEELARRVQADPDALDRLMRALVGEGIFRRTRDGRYALNALGDTLRKGAPVSIAGMARFVGSPQHREHWSHLADAVRTGEAVIPKLRGKEAFDYIGSEPELGGIFNDAMTSVSELAIAPVVAAYDFSRFGTIADIGGGHGRLLAAILQATPDAQGVLYDLAQVLDGAPDLLTKYGVAERVRVVAGSFFDSVPAGADTYIMKNIIHDWPDDKALTILRNVREAAGPGTTLLLVEAVIPEHDREFLGKWTDMEMLIGIAARERTEDQYRKLYQQSGFRLTRIVPTASPFSLVEGVAI